In a single window of the Carassius gibelio isolate Cgi1373 ecotype wild population from Czech Republic chromosome A12, carGib1.2-hapl.c, whole genome shotgun sequence genome:
- the LOC128025225 gene encoding vigilin — MSSVAVLTQESFAEHRSGLKDSEITGRGPEDEAYIPTYLEAFPPLPDKGTPGEKSGEPAGAWSKIRPIKASVITQVFHVPLEERRYKDNSQFGEGEEAKVCLDIMQKTGAHIELSLAKDQGLSIMVTGKLDSVMKARKEIVARLQTQASATVLIPKEHHRFVIGKNGEKLQELELKTATKIAIPRSDDPNANIRITGTKDGIEKARHEIQLISAEQDKRAVERLSFEKAFHPFIAGAYNRLVQELSQETGARISIPPPSVPKDEIVITGEKEAVAMAITRIRAIYEEKKRKTTTISVEVKKSQHKYIVGPKGNTLQEILENTGVSVEMPPLDSASETIILRGEPDKLGPALTQVYAKAKSVIVVEVIAPAWLHRFIIGKKGQNISRITQQLPKVHIEFTDGEERISLEGPTEEVEQAQAQIQEIIKDLMARMDYAEVNIDHRFHRHLIGKNGANINRIKEQYKVSVRIPQDSERCGLVRIEGDPQGVQLARKELMDMAQRMENERTKDLIIEQKFHRAIIGQKGEKIKEVRDKFPEVIIIFPDQQQKSDIVQLRGPKNEVEKCAKFLQKLIAELVESSFSISVPIHKQFHKNIIGKGGANIKKIREETNTKIDLPMENSNSEMIVITGKKCSCEAARDRIIAIQRELANLKEAEVSIPAKLHNSLIGSKGSLVRSVMEECGGVHIHFPAEGSGLDKVTIRGPAEEVERAKKQLLQLAEEKQVNNFSVEIQAKPEYHKFLIGKGGANIRRVRDRTGARIIFPSPDEPEQEHITIMGKEEAVWLAQKELETLIKNLDDVIEDSLVVDPRHHRHFVCRRGQVLRELAEEYGGVAVSFPRTGTQSDNITLKGPRECVDAAKKRIQEIVQDLESQVNVEVLIPQRYHRAIMGPKGCKIQQITREHEVQIKFPDRDESAAQEAASQENGDTNLIPRKCDIIIVTGRAEKCEMARAALLALVPVTIDVEVSYDLHRYIIGQKGAGIRKIMEDYEVNIWVPQPEQQSDIIKITGQVASVERAKQGLLQRVKELQAEQEDRALRSYKVTLSVDPKYHPKIIGRKGAVISQIRKDYDVNVQFPDKGDEQQDVIIISGYERNANEARAAIEQLVAALQDMVSEDIRLDRRVHARIIGARGKAIRKLMEEFKVDIRFPQPGSEDLSKVTVTGLPENVDNAIDHLLNLEEEYMLSVTETETMASYMKPPSKTMGAGGNDEDNKALAKGFVVRDAPWNAQGNKAPDMSSAEEFPTFGTGIAPKQTSAWGPKKC; from the exons ATGAGCTCTGTGGCAGTGTTGACTCAGGAGAGTTTTGCGGAGCACCGCAGTGGCTTGAAGGACAGTGAGATCACGG GTAGAGGACCAGAAGACGAAGCATATATACCAACCTATCTGGAAGCCTTTCCACCTTTGCCGGACAAGGGCACTCCAGGTGAGAAGAGCGGTGAGCCGGCAGGTGCCTGGAGCAAAATCCGACCCATCAAAGCCTCCGTTATCACTCAG GTGTTCCATGTCCCTTTGGAGGAGCGGCGGTATAAAGACAACAGTCAATTTGGTGAAGGTGAGGAGGCGAAAGTGTGCCTGGATATCATGCAAAAGACTGGGGCACATATCGAACTCTCCCTTGCTAAGGACCAAGGCCTCTCCATCATGGTGACTGGAAAACTGGATTCGGTTATGAAAGCCAGGAAGGAGATTGTGGCCCGACTGCAGACTCAG GCTTCAGCGACTGTGCTTATTCCGAAAGAACATCATCGGTTTGTGATCGGAAAGAACGGGGAGAAGTTGCAGGAGCTGGAGCTGAAAACAGCCACCAAGATCGCCATCCCCCGATCTGACGATCCCAACGCCAACATCCGCATCACCGGCACCAAGGATGGCATAGAGAAAGCTCGCCATGAAATCCAGCTCATCTCTGCTGAGCAG GATAAACGGGCCGTGGAACGTTTGTCTTTTGAGAAGGCTTTTCATCCGTTCATCGCTGGTGCATATAATCGACTCGTTCAAGAACTCAGTCAAGAGACCGGAGCTCGTATTAGCATCCCGCCACCCAGCGTTCCCAAAGATGAGATTGTCATTACCGGCGAGAAGGAGGCAGTTGCCATGGCGATTACCCGCATCCGGGCCATCTATGAAGAGAAG AAACGAAAAACAACCACGATCTCAGTGGAGGTGAAGAAGTCACAACATAAGTACATAGTAGGCCCCAAAGGCAACACCCTGCAGGAAATCCTGGAGAATACTGGTGTGTCTGTGGAGATGCCCCCTCTGGACTCCGCATCTGAGACCATCATCCTCAGAGGAGAACCGGACAAGCTGGGTCCGGCTCTCACGCAGGTGTACGCCAAG GCTAAAAGTGTGATCGTGGTGGAAGTGATTGCTCCGGCTTGGCTCCATCGTTTCATCATTGGCAAAAAAGGACAAAACATCAGTCGCATTACTCAGCAGCTGCCTAAG GTGCATATAGAGTTTACTGATGGAGAGGAACGTATCAGTCTGGAGGGACCGACGGAGGAGGTGGAACAAGCCCAGGCTCAGATACAGGAGATCATAAAAGACCTG ATGGCAAGAATGGACTATGCCGAGGTTAACATTGACCACCGTTTTCACAGACATCTCATTGGCAAAAACGGGGCCAACA TAAATCGGATAAAGGAGCAGTATAAGGTATCAGTGCGGATTCCTCAGGACTCAGAGCGCTGTGGGCTGGTTCGTATTGAGGGTGATCCTCAGGGAGTACAGCTCGCTCGCAAGGAACTGATGGACATGGCCCAACGTATG GAAAATGAACGCACAAAAGACCTGATAATAGAGCAGAAGTTTCACCGCGCCATCATTGGACAGAAAGGAGAGAAGATCAAAGAAGTACGGGACAAGTTCCCTGAG GTCATTATCATCTTTCCAGACCAGCAACAGAAAAGTGACATAGTACAGCTCAGAGGGCCTAAAAACGAAGTGGAGAAATGTGCAAAGTTTCTGCAGAAACTCATCGCTGAGCTG GTTGAGAGCAGCTTCTCAATTTCTGTACCCATCCACAAGCAGTTCCACAAAAACATCATTGGCAAAGGAGGAGCCAACATCAAAAAG ATACGTGAGGAGACCAACACCAAGATTGATCTCCCAATGGAGAACAGCAACTCGGAGATGATTGTAATAACTGGTAAGAAGTGCAGCTGTGAAGCCGCACGAGATCGGATCATCGCCATTCAGAGAGAGCTG GCCAACCTGAAGGAGGCTGAGGTTTCCATCCCAGCCAAGCTGCACAACTCTCTGATTGGATCCAAGGGCAGTCTGGTGCGCTCTGTGATGGAAGAGTGTGGGGGTGTTCACATCCACTTTCCTGCGGAGGGCTCAGGGCTGGACAAGGTCACTATCCGAGGTCCTGCAGAGGAGGTGGAGAGAGCCAAGAAACAACTGCTGCAGTTGGCGGAGGAGAAG CAAGTCAACAACTTCTCAGTGGAGATCCAGGCAAAGCCAGAGTATCACAAGTTCCTGATAGGCAAAGGAGGAGCTAATATCCGACGGGTACGGGATCGAACCGGCGCACGAATCATCTTCCCATCACCAGATGAGCCAGAACAGGAGCACATTACCATCATGGGTAAAGAGGAGGCTGTATGGCTTGCCCAAAAAGAGCTGGAGACCCTCATAAAAAATCTG GATGATGTGATAGAGGACAGTCTGGTCGTGGACCCCCGGCATCACCGTCACTTCGTCTGTCGGAGAGGGCAGGTGTTGAGAGAGTTGGCGGAGGAGTATGGCGGTGTAGCTGTTAGCTTCCCTCGCACTGGCACACAGAGTGACAATATCACTCTCAAAGGACCCAGAGAGTGTGTTGACGCTGCCAAGAAACGCATTCAGGAGATTGTTCAAGATCTT GAATCACAGGTGAATGTGGAGGTGTTGATTCCTCAGCGTTACCACAGAGCCATCATGGGACCCAAAGGCTGCAAAATACAACAAATTACGCGGGAACATGAAGTTCAGATCAAATTTCCAGACAGAGATGAGTCTGCAG CTCAGGAAGCTGCATCTCAAGAGAACGGGGATACGAATCTCATTCCTCGGAAGTGCGATATCATCATTGTGACGGGACGGGCCGAAAAGTGCGAGATGGCCCGTGCAGCTTTACTT GCTTTAGTTCCTGTGACGATTGATGTTGAGGTTTCCTATGACCTTCATCGTTACATCATAGGACAGAAAGGAGCTGGAATAAGGAAAATTATGGAGGACTATGAG GTGAACATTTGGGTTCCTCAGCCTGAGCAACAATCAGATATCATAAAGATCACAGGACAGGTGGCCAGTGTGGAGCGGGCCAAACAGGGACTGCTGCAGAGAGTCAAGGAGCTGCAGGCCGAGCAGGAAGATCGG GCCTTACGAAGCTATAAGGTGACACTCTCAGTAGACCCAAAATATCACCCCAAAATTATAGGCCGCAAAGGAGCCGTCATCTCTCAAATACGCAAAGATTATGATGTCAATGTGCAGTTCCCTGACAAAGGTGATGAGCAGCAG GATGTAATTATAATCTCGGGTTATGAGAGGAATGCTAACGAGGCCAGGGCAGCTATAGAGCAGCTTGTGGCAGCACTGCAGGATATGGTGAGTGAGGACATCCGGCTGGACCGGCGGGTCCACGCACGCATCATCGGAGCACGCGGCAAAGCCATTCGGAAACTCATGGAGGAGTTCAAA